The Zingiber officinale cultivar Zhangliang chromosome 2A, Zo_v1.1, whole genome shotgun sequence genomic sequence TGATTATTGGAGCACACTAAGAATGCTGAAGTTCACTTTTGCTCTATGTTGATTCTCTAGATACATTATTTGTTTTAGCATATGTACTTTTTGGCAAACTGGTGGTCTAAACGGAGAAAAAACACTATAACTTAAGTTCTAAAACTGAATTGCTTTTTCATGTGAGCCAGATGGCTGATACTCTGAATTAAAGTTCTTAAAATTATTATGTTCACGCTCTAGGGATCTAttgaatttcaattttcaattgaaaaaattgaaaacataaaatTGGATGGGATGAAGAAAATTTCAGTAGTTAATGCGGGGTGGCCTCTTCATAGTGTTTTTGTGCTTGCTTATCCATTCATATTGTCCTATTAGTAACAGGATTTTAAAAGTATCTAGGTAATGTATTTATTATATTTACATCATGATATTCTGTTTTAATCTTTTAATTATAAagacattttttttcttaattcaaCAAAATGTTTTAAAAGGTAAAATGGAAGTGCTATTGGCTTTAATTTTTTTGGTTATTCAAGTCCAtgcttaactaacttaaccacctaagaGTTGATTAAGCTGAATGGTTATAGGTTTCAGATGGCATGGGTGGTTTCTTCCATGTTGTTTTTCTTATTAACTAATCTGATTCCATCTATGAAGTCAAATGTATGCACTTTGCACTATGATGAAGCTGCATAACGATCCCAGTTGAAtaccaaataaatatttattgaGAGATTTATCCCTTTGATATGCCAAACTATAGCTTGTCTCACAGAGACAACTTTGTGATTAATTTTGCTTTTGATATTCTTGACAGCTTTCTTGAGAGGTTTATTCCTTCTATCTGTCAAAATAACTTTTATGTCTCAGTTTTTTCCTTGTCTGACAAAGTTTTAAGCTCAAGTCAATGGAAGTTGTATTCTTTATGTTGCCACACCTTATTAGGCTACTAAGTGTGAGACGACCTAACAGATTGATGAGTCTTCAATATCCTCTTCAATATCTTGTTTATACATTGTGAATTTCGTCCTGTATTTTTAGTTCCTTGCAGCAACGACTCTATTTTCTGGATAGGATACTACTTGTTTCTTTTCATTTGGGGATATTTCTTGTCACATGATAATTATTCACGTAGGAGGAacttttttgttaatttttgtaTGTCATCATTCATGAGCTACTATTGTCGATATCTTTCTGCAGGTTTATTAATTTAGATGGAAAAAAAACATATTGACGATGGGCTTAGTACTTCAATCAAAGTGAGTAATGTATCAGATGCAAaacataaggaaaaaaaatcttgTTCTGATGCTGAGAGTAGTTCAGAGtgtgaaaaacaaaagaaaattgagGAACTTACTATTTCCCAGACTAATGATACATTTATTTATAGACAAGATGTCATCAAATCAAGTAAGCATGAAGATTTTCTTGGAATTGTTGTAGAAGTGGCAGGTGATTCAGACTCAGAGGATAGCATCTCAGATGATGATGACAGTGAAATGGATGAGGAAAAGGTTGATGCAGGCATTGGTGGAGGCGACAATGATAATGATAATACTAACAATGATGGTGATAACATCAATTATCTTCCAAATGGACAAGTTAGAATAACTTGGTGTGATGGTTCTGAAACAACAGAAAATACTAGTGATATTGTGGTAGTAGACAGAAGTTTTCTGCATGGTGATATTGTTACTTCAGTCATTGATCCAACAGGACAATTAGGGCTCGTTGTTAACATCAATATCACAGTTGAGTTACTTTCTGCAGATGGTGAGGTGATAAAAAATGTTAACTCCAGAGATCTAAAACGTATAAGGGAATTCAGCGCTGGTGATTTCGTTGTTCTTGGACCTTGGCTTGGCAGAGTTGATGAGGTGTTAGATAATGTGACTGTTCTGTTTGATGATGGATCTGTATGCAAAGTAGTTAAAGCTGACCCTTTGCGACTGAATCCTGTTCTGAAGCCAGTTGTTGACAATGCAGATTGTCCATACTATCCAGGCCAAAGGGTTCGTGCTGTTTCTTCCGCTGTTTTCAAAACTTCTAGATGGCTTTCTGGCTTGTGGAGATCTAACCTTCTTGAAGGCACAGTCATCAAAGTTCAAACAGGCTCAGTGGTTGTCTATTGGATGGCTTCAGCTTATCTCGGTGTTGGTACTAGTTCAACTTCCGCACCTGCCGACGAGCAGAATCCTAAGAACTTGACTCTGTTGTCTTTTTACGCACACACAAACTGGCAATTAGCAGATTGGTGTCTCCTGCCATCTTACCAGCAATTATCATCTTCTGCTGATAGCATTCGAATAAACAGTAAAATGAAAGAAGCTGTGAGTGATTCTATTTCTCATGTTGAGGAAAATCAATTGAGCTCTTGCATATTGGATGAAGTATCTCCAACTGGCACCGAACTCGAGGCAACGGATGACTGTTTTCTGGTCCACTCTAGCCATTGCATAAACTCTGATATCCCTGATTCTCAATGCATGCTTGGAAAAGATATTGATGGATCTTCTGAAGTTAGTTCCACTTCCAAAGAATTTCATGGGCATTCCCACCAGTCTCAAAGTGAAGATTACTTGAATGATCATTTAACAGCTAAATTAGGCCAGGTAGATGGAACTGAATCAACAGATTTTCCTGAAAAATGCTCATGCAGTAGTCCTTCCATTTCAAAGGAGGCTGTTCATGAAAGCTGGCCAACATACCGGAAAAATCTTCGAAAAGTCTTTTTTAAGAGAGAGAAGAAAACTCGAAGAAGAAATGATAACTTTGAAAGTGCACTTTTCATTATAAACACTGTTACAAAGGTTGATGTGGCTTGGCAAGATGGAAGAAAAGAATATGGGCTGCAATCAACATCATTAATTCCAATATCTACACCAAATGATAATGAATTTTTTCCTGAGCAGTATGTGGTTGAAAAGGCATCAAATGAAGAAGATGGTTCTTTTGAAGTTTGTCGCACAGGAGTAGTAAGAACTGTGAATTCTCAGGAGCGAACTGTATGCGTAAGATGGCTTAAACCTGTAAGCAGGCCAGAAGATTTAAAAGAGTTTATGTGTGAAGAAATTGTTAGTGCTTATGAACTTGATCCTCATCCAGATTATGATTACTGCTATGGTGATGTTGTTGTATGCTTGCCCACAACTTCTGATGattcaacaaaatttgaaattcCTATCAAGGCAGATGGAAATCAACTTGATACAGAAGTGATATCCGCTGATTCAAAGAAAGAATACAAAGGTGCTGACAAAGATACTCTGGTCCAAAATTATGATGTTTGTGAAAACGTACGAAGTCTATCATGGGTTGGAACTGTAATTGGTCTCCAAGATGGTGACATTGAAGTTAACTGGGCTGATGGGACGATCTCAAAGGTACTTCGATGTAGTGAACCAACCTCTTGAAGAGAGAAACGCTCACATCAAAACAAATACAAAAATTTATTAATTGAAAacatgaaaaatatttggactatTAATAGACTCAACTCTCATGaacatttagaaataaagaaccAAATCATGAAACACACTAATGCTAAATCATAATTGGGCATGCAATTATCCCCTTCACCAAATAAACAACAATTTAGTAAACaacaaaaaatcaaattaaaattcactTGAACCCAAGTTATCctctaatttatttccttttctgCAGTAGTACTTCTCTTCCTCGGAAAAGGAATTAGGTCTAGTTTTGACGccataatgtgtttaacataaaTTCCAAATctacaagtttttgaaaattttcatatcaatattattattataactTGTTCTAGCATATTGTGTTTTAGGTAGGTCCTCAGGAAGTTTATGTTGTTGATGGAGATGATGATGAAGTTAGTGATGACGGTGCCAGTTGGGAAACAGTTGATGAAAATGAGATGGATGTACTTGATGGCATTGAAAAGGTTGATTTCTTTTATACCTAAGTTCATCCCTAACTtgtgaattcttttctttttcctgtttCATGTTTGAAATATTTATTTGTTCCATGCTAGGAAGCTGATCTACATGATCATAGTGACAACACTATCCAAAAAGGCAAGAGATCTGAAACATCACAAGAAGATATTACCGGTGGACGAAGTGGGCCACTCGCAGTACCTCTTACTGCTCTTGATTTTGTGACAAAATTTGCTACTGGGCTATTTTTTCGAGCTAAAAAACAATTGAACGCATTGGGTTCAGATCAAATTGGAGGAAATAATGCAGAATGTGAAATGGATCTTGCTGCTTCTGAAAGCATAGTAGATGTGGAGGATGAGAATAAAGTTTCTGATGTTTCTGACTATAATATTACTCAAAGCACACATCAGAATTCAGAATTAATGAATAATCAAGAGGCAACAACTGAGAATGTGGAAATAAATATTCATTACCCTTCGGTTCAACCAGCATCAATAGGACCAGATATTGGCAGTAGAACATCATATGATATGGATGACCCATATAATTTCAAGCACTTTGATGTTGCTGAGAATCCTTCCGACCATCATTATCTTGGTGATGCTGAAAAGGTATTGATTTTTTATCAGTTGCATGCTCATTTTGAggcaaaatttaaatatatttcattgttatattttgtatgtatctGCTGTACTAGAAATCTGATGCTATCTAATTCTTCATTCTTGTTTCTGGATACATCACATGTTTTGATGCTATATTTTTTATATGTAAATTTGTTGCTATCTTGATCATATTTGACAAAATGCAGTGTAGTGGTCAAAGGAAGTGGGTTAAAAAGGTTCAGCAAGAATGGAGTATTCTCGAAAAGAACTTACCTGGTAAGTGGATATGACTGAATCAGCATATTGAGATAGTAGTTAGACATGCAACTTGAAATTATAACACTTATGTTTACAGATGCTATTTATGTTCGAGTATTTGAGGACCACATAGATCTAATGAGAGCTGTGATAGTTGGAGCCAGTGGAACACCATATCATGATGGTCTCTTCTTCTTTGATTTTCATCTCCCTCCAGAATATCCTGAAGTTCCACCGGTAACTGTGATATTGTTATCTTCTTAGGTCAAATAGTTAATGTATCTTAATGACTAACATTCAATTCACTCCATACGTCTTTGTTTCAATGCTTCCTCTAAACTAATCAAAGATAGGTTATGTTCGTGCAACTTTCAATTTGTGTTAACCTCCAGAGTCTATACCTCCATTGTTAATTCTTCTTTCTATTGCAGTCTGTATATTACCATTCTGGTGGCTTGCGGATAAACCCAAATTTATATGTGGATGGAAAGGTTTGCTTAAGCCTGTTAAATACATGGACAGGCAAgggaaatgaagtttgggattcATCAGCTTCCAGCATCCTCCAAGTCCTAATTTCATTACAGGGGTTGGTTCTCAATGACAAGCCGTACTTTAATGAAGCTGGTTATGAAAAGCAGATTGGAACGGTTGAAGGGGAGAAGAATGTCATACCATACAATGAGAACACGTACCTAATGAACTTGAAATCAATGATGTATCTTTTGAGAAGACCACCCATGGTAAGTTCAAGAGACATGacaattttcttttccttttccttgtatGTCATTTGTTTACACGCCTTCCAGTTCCAAACAATTTTTCTTGTCAATTTTATTTGATTATTAGTCAAAAGATAGacttacaaatttaattttttttttctcaattgtTTTTGGAAAAGCCTGATCCTTCACAACTATATTTTGATGTGCATTCAAATGAATTCAAGCAATTAGAATTAAAGATTCTAGTTTTGTCAACTATGGGAGCATACAGACATACTCGTAATTGAACAGAGAAACTCAGCAAATTATATCACTTTGCACCCTAGTTATTTTTGGGTTTTGAGAACCTGCATTACTAAAATTCAGATTCGCAGCCATTTAACATATGGATCTAGATGTTAACATCTCattttctaaagtatttatatGTGGATAACAGTGAGTATTGATGTCAAACAAAGGGTGACAAAAAAATCCAACAAGCTGAAAACCAAGGATGAAATGATAACTTATAAAATATGAAAACTTGTATGTACAGCCACCAACTGATGTTAGTCTAATGTTAAGCGAGTTAGATCTGAAGCATTTTCTGCAATGTGCAGAAATCTGAATGTATATAATACTACTGTTGGGAGGGATTTAGGGTCACATCCAATGAGATGTGAGAAAACCTGATGGTCAATACAAAAAAACTTATGTATAGCTGAAATGATTAATTACATCATAAAATGAAAACCGACTATAGTTGAAGTGGACCCAAGTGTTAAAATGTTCTATGTTTGACAAATACTTGATAAATTAAACCTCtattatatatatgtataaaatgTTTTCATtaatgataaattatttaaagTTTTACAAGTCTTAAGCCTGTTTTATATAGAACACATACCTTTGTGGAAGGAGATTCTAACCTTTGCATGCTTGgttaaaattatacaaataatataatattagtaTATGTTAACATATAAAAttgtaataaaataataaatattgcaCGTATAATTTCTCACATCACTCTtttattccattttttttttggaGAGTTAAATTTCTCTACTCCACAGCCAGTCCTTGCGCATTTAATTTCTAATCTATTCTTTTATGTTATTGATGCAGCATTTTGAAGACTTTGTTAAGGATCACTTCCGCAGACACGGATATTACATTCTTAAAGCTTGTGAGGCTTACATGGCAGGATCCATGATCGGCTCCCTTACTACTGATGGATGCCCGACAGAAAAGAGCCAGGAGCATTCTTGTTCAGTAGGTTTCAAGTTGACACTCGCAAAAATCTTGCAGCGGCTGATACTTGCATTCGATGAAGTAGGAATTGATCGCTGCCAATTCAAGCATCTACTCAAATCTGAAAACCCTCCAGAAAGTTAAACAGCCCGATGATCTTTTTCTTTTGTGGTTCGTTTTGACAGTATATGTGGTCATGGCTCCATTTCAAGGGAACAATTGGCGTCTAACTTGAAGATTGTTCCATAAACCATTTAGGAAACAAATTGGCAGATGCGAAcatcttttgtttttgttttttttttgccaaaacaCTGCTGTTCATTTACAAAAATATAGATAGAGCCTTATATAGAATATATACTCGATTCCTTCATACTCGCAACACTAACAATCATATACCTAGTGATTAATTGATATTGGCTCAGTTTCGCAGAGTTCAATTTCTGAGTATGCTAAAAATTTGTATGGAACTGTAAATGTGATTCTCTTAAGAAGATGGCAGTTGACAGATTTTTTTTGTCGTAAAGATCCTTTCCTTTGCAATTGCTACTCAATAAtattactatataaattaattcacTTATCTCAATACTACACAATGCCTGCGACCTGTTGCCGGCCAGTAGGCCACGCCACAACACTCCTGACCTGATGGATCACGGGCGTTGTTTAAGTAGAAATCAAGGAGGCTCAGGCTTTCTGCTTGCTGTTTTATTGGATTCGACGCCAGCATGCGTACAGCACACAAAAGTCTAAGATTGTTCTTGGGCAGCGTTTCTGTTTTCTTCAAAAGTACGTACCACCCCCATGACCATCAGTATCCTATAAAATTATACAACTACCCAAGTGTATTGTTGGGTCAATTTTCTTACCCGAGACGTTTGGATGAatgtaattattttttactataattattGAGTCAATTTTACTTTTGGCTAGCTAAGATAGTTATTATGTGATAGATTTATAAAAATGAATTGAAAATATCTTCTCATATAGTCAtctgtttaattttttaatttatctctttACATATTACTATAGGCCAGCCTTGTGGGGGCATCCGGGGTCAATATGTGACCTTTTACATAAAAATATTGGattaacaataatttttttaatattttaaataattataaaaatatataaaatattttataatatctaaaattaattataatatgaataattGTTCaacaaacataatttttttaatatagtttcTTCTTCGGGTAAATTTGCATGCACTCCCCATTGGTAAACTCAACTTTACATGCAGTCCCCATCCATGAAAAACTTCCTTTTCACTCCCCAGtcaaatatatttacctaattacccatgatatttttaggtacaaaaagtccaaaaattagtataaatcctcttaaattcagtatattaaattagaatctaatatattttctattaaattgagtacgattctttttttcacctcaaaatatactcgttttagtttaatgtgctgaatttaatagaaaatatactcgatttttaatataaagtactgattttaagaagaattatactcattttcggactttttgtactcaatttttgactttttgtacctaaaaaatatgggttaatttcaatagaaaatatactcaatcctagtatagagtactggattatagtgtaaagtgctgaatttaacaagaattatacttatttttagactttttatacctaaaaaataagagggacaattttgatagaaaatatacttgatttttaatataaagtactgactttaagaagaattatactcgtttttggactttttgtactcaattttggactttttgtacctaaaaaatctgaggggcaatttaggtatcaatatttgcatgagggagttgaaacaagtaatactttataTGCatggagtggaaacaaagttttttaggCATGAGGATTGCATGCAAAGTTATGATTACCATtggagatttttctctaatttaccgttcttcttcttctaatttATCTTCATATTTTTTCCAATACTTCCTCTATATTAgattcaaactcaaaatctatggcatcttcctcttcttcattcAATATAAATTCTTCTAAATATTCTCTTATATCTTCAATATTTGTCTCAATATCTTTATCTCCACGATCAACAATTCATGCTTGTGCCATAATTGCTTCACTAGCAAGTAGCAcatcaattatttttttcttgtctTCTCTTTTTGTCTATGATCTTGGTATTGAATTGAACATAAACTAAATTGTTCAATCTTTGATATTTAGTCTACTATATTTTGTATGTATctatattaaagaaaaatattaatattaaatacaTATTTAGATATTTAGTAATTGGTAGTTAGTACATTgtatataataaataattaagtaCTTACCCTCTCAAAAGTACTCCAATTTATCTCATAATCGGAAGAATTTATAGTTAAAGAATGGATTCTTTTAGTTATCTTTTACAATTTAGATACACCATTTCTAAAAAGATACCACCAttcaactaaataaaaataaatcaaacaataacaataatcaacatcaaga encodes the following:
- the LOC122040748 gene encoding probable ubiquitin-conjugating enzyme E2 23 isoform X1; the encoded protein is MEKKHIDDGLSTSIKVSNVSDAKHKEKKSCSDAESSSECEKQKKIEELTISQTNDTFIYRQDVIKSSKHEDFLGIVVEVAGDSDSEDSISDDDDSEMDEEKVDAGIGGGDNDNDNTNNDGDNINYLPNGQVRITWCDGSETTENTSDIVVVDRSFLHGDIVTSVIDPTGQLGLVVNINITVELLSADGEVIKNVNSRDLKRIREFSAGDFVVLGPWLGRVDEVLDNVTVLFDDGSVCKVVKADPLRLNPVLKPVVDNADCPYYPGQRVRAVSSAVFKTSRWLSGLWRSNLLEGTVIKVQTGSVVVYWMASAYLGVGTSSTSAPADEQNPKNLTLLSFYAHTNWQLADWCLLPSYQQLSSSADSIRINSKMKEAVSDSISHVEENQLSSCILDEVSPTGTELEATDDCFLVHSSHCINSDIPDSQCMLGKDIDGSSEVSSTSKEFHGHSHQSQSEDYLNDHLTAKLGQVDGTESTDFPEKCSCSSPSISKEAVHESWPTYRKNLRKVFFKREKKTRRRNDNFESALFIINTVTKVDVAWQDGRKEYGLQSTSLIPISTPNDNEFFPEQYVVEKASNEEDGSFEVCRTGVVRTVNSQERTVCVRWLKPVSRPEDLKEFMCEEIVSAYELDPHPDYDYCYGDVVVCLPTTSDDSTKFEIPIKADGNQLDTEVISADSKKEYKGADKDTLVQNYDVCENVRSLSWVGTVIGLQDGDIEVNWADGTISKVGPQEVYVVDGDDDEVSDDGASWETVDENEMDVLDGIEKEADLHDHSDNTIQKGKRSETSQEDITGGRSGPLAVPLTALDFVTKFATGLFFRAKKQLNALGSDQIGGNNAECEMDLAASESIVDVEDENKVSDVSDYNITQSTHQNSELMNNQEATTENVEINIHYPSVQPASIGPDIGSRTSYDMDDPYNFKHFDVAENPSDHHYLGDAEKCSGQRKWVKKVQQEWSILEKNLPDAIYVRVFEDHIDLMRAVIVGASGTPYHDGLFFFDFHLPPEYPEVPPSVYYHSGGLRINPNLYVDGKVCLSLLNTWTGKGNEVWDSSASSILQVLISLQGLVLNDKPYFNEAGYEKQIGTVEGEKNVIPYNENTYLMNLKSMMYLLRRPPMHFEDFVKDHFRRHGYYILKACEAYMAGSMIGSLTTDGCPTEKSQEHSCSVGFKLTLAKILQRLILAFDEVGIDRCQFKHLLKSENPPES
- the LOC122040748 gene encoding probable ubiquitin-conjugating enzyme E2 23 isoform X2; the protein is MGLVLQSKQDVIKSSKHEDFLGIVVEVAGDSDSEDSISDDDDSEMDEEKVDAGIGGGDNDNDNTNNDGDNINYLPNGQVRITWCDGSETTENTSDIVVVDRSFLHGDIVTSVIDPTGQLGLVVNINITVELLSADGEVIKNVNSRDLKRIREFSAGDFVVLGPWLGRVDEVLDNVTVLFDDGSVCKVVKADPLRLNPVLKPVVDNADCPYYPGQRVRAVSSAVFKTSRWLSGLWRSNLLEGTVIKVQTGSVVVYWMASAYLGVGTSSTSAPADEQNPKNLTLLSFYAHTNWQLADWCLLPSYQQLSSSADSIRINSKMKEAVSDSISHVEENQLSSCILDEVSPTGTELEATDDCFLVHSSHCINSDIPDSQCMLGKDIDGSSEVSSTSKEFHGHSHQSQSEDYLNDHLTAKLGQVDGTESTDFPEKCSCSSPSISKEAVHESWPTYRKNLRKVFFKREKKTRRRNDNFESALFIINTVTKVDVAWQDGRKEYGLQSTSLIPISTPNDNEFFPEQYVVEKASNEEDGSFEVCRTGVVRTVNSQERTVCVRWLKPVSRPEDLKEFMCEEIVSAYELDPHPDYDYCYGDVVVCLPTTSDDSTKFEIPIKADGNQLDTEVISADSKKEYKGADKDTLVQNYDVCENVRSLSWVGTVIGLQDGDIEVNWADGTISKVGPQEVYVVDGDDDEVSDDGASWETVDENEMDVLDGIEKEADLHDHSDNTIQKGKRSETSQEDITGGRSGPLAVPLTALDFVTKFATGLFFRAKKQLNALGSDQIGGNNAECEMDLAASESIVDVEDENKVSDVSDYNITQSTHQNSELMNNQEATTENVEINIHYPSVQPASIGPDIGSRTSYDMDDPYNFKHFDVAENPSDHHYLGDAEKCSGQRKWVKKVQQEWSILEKNLPDAIYVRVFEDHIDLMRAVIVGASGTPYHDGLFFFDFHLPPEYPEVPPSVYYHSGGLRINPNLYVDGKVCLSLLNTWTGKGNEVWDSSASSILQVLISLQGLVLNDKPYFNEAGYEKQIGTVEGEKNVIPYNENTYLMNLKSMMYLLRRPPMHFEDFVKDHFRRHGYYILKACEAYMAGSMIGSLTTDGCPTEKSQEHSCSVGFKLTLAKILQRLILAFDEVGIDRCQFKHLLKSENPPES
- the LOC122040748 gene encoding probable ubiquitin-conjugating enzyme E2 23 isoform X3, with protein sequence MDEEKVDAGIGGGDNDNDNTNNDGDNINYLPNGQVRITWCDGSETTENTSDIVVVDRSFLHGDIVTSVIDPTGQLGLVVNINITVELLSADGEVIKNVNSRDLKRIREFSAGDFVVLGPWLGRVDEVLDNVTVLFDDGSVCKVVKADPLRLNPVLKPVVDNADCPYYPGQRVRAVSSAVFKTSRWLSGLWRSNLLEGTVIKVQTGSVVVYWMASAYLGVGTSSTSAPADEQNPKNLTLLSFYAHTNWQLADWCLLPSYQQLSSSADSIRINSKMKEAVSDSISHVEENQLSSCILDEVSPTGTELEATDDCFLVHSSHCINSDIPDSQCMLGKDIDGSSEVSSTSKEFHGHSHQSQSEDYLNDHLTAKLGQVDGTESTDFPEKCSCSSPSISKEAVHESWPTYRKNLRKVFFKREKKTRRRNDNFESALFIINTVTKVDVAWQDGRKEYGLQSTSLIPISTPNDNEFFPEQYVVEKASNEEDGSFEVCRTGVVRTVNSQERTVCVRWLKPVSRPEDLKEFMCEEIVSAYELDPHPDYDYCYGDVVVCLPTTSDDSTKFEIPIKADGNQLDTEVISADSKKEYKGADKDTLVQNYDVCENVRSLSWVGTVIGLQDGDIEVNWADGTISKVGPQEVYVVDGDDDEVSDDGASWETVDENEMDVLDGIEKEADLHDHSDNTIQKGKRSETSQEDITGGRSGPLAVPLTALDFVTKFATGLFFRAKKQLNALGSDQIGGNNAECEMDLAASESIVDVEDENKVSDVSDYNITQSTHQNSELMNNQEATTENVEINIHYPSVQPASIGPDIGSRTSYDMDDPYNFKHFDVAENPSDHHYLGDAEKCSGQRKWVKKVQQEWSILEKNLPDAIYVRVFEDHIDLMRAVIVGASGTPYHDGLFFFDFHLPPEYPEVPPSVYYHSGGLRINPNLYVDGKVCLSLLNTWTGKGNEVWDSSASSILQVLISLQGLVLNDKPYFNEAGYEKQIGTVEGEKNVIPYNENTYLMNLKSMMYLLRRPPMHFEDFVKDHFRRHGYYILKACEAYMAGSMIGSLTTDGCPTEKSQEHSCSVGFKLTLAKILQRLILAFDEVGIDRCQFKHLLKSENPPES